In Cotesia glomerata isolate CgM1 linkage group LG3, MPM_Cglom_v2.3, whole genome shotgun sequence, one genomic interval encodes:
- the LOC123261469 gene encoding prion-like-(Q/N-rich) domain-bearing protein 25 encodes MKNNHSEFLIYIKNSTCSKYNECVYNINYNIKSFSPPLGGNCSKNADCLIGNSTCIDFICQCRPYFEIIYGEKCVPVLKKPCRSNYDCFNVPFAECSTNKTCACKTNYVTSENGSCLLPVVGICAKNSDCKSKNSYCHFNRCQCIKNFVGQIINGVYECKQISLGFSCETAHDCGTIRNSQCLDNVCVCFEKYYALDNGITCVPRIGGYCSEDIDCAFAIFRCFNNFCECQPGYVSVSDNQCVLKSSAISCDMGIECGEHWHSDCSLDHTCFCKSNNTQVNQATCSPILG; translated from the exons atgaaaaataatcattcagaatttttaat ctatataaaaaattcaacatgtTCTAAGTATAATGAATGCGTTTATAACATCAATTAcaacataaaaagtttttcgCCCCCTTTGGGCGGAAATTGTTCTAAAAACGCAGATTGTTTAATCGGCAATTCTACATGTATCGATTTCATTTGTCAATGTAGGCCttactttgaaattatttatggtGAGAAATGTGTTCCTG TGCTTAAAAAACCATGTCGGTCGAATTACGATTGTTTCAATGTTCCATTCGCAGAATGTTCGACAAATAAGACATGCGCCTGTAAAACAAACTATGTTACATCAGAAAATGGATCATGTTTATTACCTGTAGTTGGAATATGTGCAAAAAACAGTGACTgtaaatctaaaaattcttACTGTCATTTCAACAGATGTCAATGCATAAAGAATTTCGTTGGCCAGATAATCAATGGGGTTTATGAGTGTAAACAga TAAGCCTAGGATTTTCTTGCGAAACGGCTCATGATTGTGGCACTATCAGAAATTCTCAATGTTTGGACAACGTTTGtgtttgttttgaaaaatattatgcGCTTGATAACGGAATCACTTGTGTGCCGAGGATTGGTGGATATTGTTCAGAAGACATTGATTGTGCATTTGCAATTTTTCGAtgctttaataatttttgtgaatgTCAACCGGGCTATGTATCTGTTTCAGACAATCAATGTGTATTGA AATCATCAGCAATTTCTTGTGACATGGGTATTGAATGTGGAGAGCATTGGCATTCGGATTGTTCATTAGATCACACTTGCTTTTGTAAATCAAATAACACGCAAGTTAACCAAGCGACATGTTCACCAATTTTAGGTTGA